In Pseudomonas nunensis, a single window of DNA contains:
- a CDS encoding LysR family transcriptional regulator — MRKSLMRMTLRQLQIFNEVCDLRSYSRAADEMSLTQPAVSLQIRQLEELIGQPLFDYVGKKLYMTEAAEALQRASRDIFGRLENLDMQLSDMQGSLQGQLKLAVESSAKYFVPHLFAAFKRQHPEVNLHLTVVNRGQVIRRLSDNRDDLVIMSMVPQDMGLEFLPFLNNPIVAVAPPDHPLCHMGPLRLQDLEPYTLLMREPGSGTRMACEEYFKEKRVHFTQTQEVASAEAQRECVLAGLGLALLTRHALNLELATGALIELPVEELPLYRSWCLVQAKAKRLSPVAHAFLAFIRSERVQISALVERFDGKLPVLPASS; from the coding sequence ATGCGTAAGTCATTGATGCGTATGACATTGCGTCAATTGCAGATTTTCAATGAAGTCTGTGATTTGCGGTCCTACAGCCGCGCGGCTGACGAAATGTCCCTCACACAACCTGCCGTGAGCCTACAGATTCGTCAACTTGAGGAGCTGATTGGTCAGCCTTTGTTCGATTACGTCGGCAAAAAGCTCTACATGACGGAGGCAGCGGAAGCGCTTCAGCGCGCCAGCCGGGACATTTTCGGACGCCTGGAAAACCTCGATATGCAGCTGTCGGACATGCAGGGATCGTTGCAGGGCCAACTGAAACTGGCGGTGGAATCCAGCGCCAAGTATTTCGTGCCGCACCTGTTTGCCGCGTTCAAGCGCCAGCACCCGGAAGTGAACCTGCACCTGACCGTGGTCAACCGTGGCCAGGTCATCCGGCGCCTGTCGGACAACCGCGATGATCTGGTGATCATGTCGATGGTGCCACAGGACATGGGCCTGGAATTCCTGCCGTTCCTCAACAACCCGATCGTCGCCGTGGCGCCGCCGGATCATCCGCTGTGCCACATGGGGCCGCTGCGTTTGCAGGATCTGGAGCCTTACACGCTGTTGATGCGCGAACCGGGGTCGGGGACGCGGATGGCCTGCGAAGAGTATTTCAAAGAGAAGCGTGTGCACTTCACCCAGACCCAGGAGGTCGCGTCGGCGGAAGCCCAGCGTGAGTGTGTGTTGGCGGGTCTGGGCCTGGCCTTGTTGACGCGCCACGCCCTGAACCTTGAGTTGGCGACCGGCGCACTCATTGAGCTGCCGGTCGAAGAGCTGCCGTTGTATCGCAGCTGGTGCCTGGTGCAGGCCAAGGCAAAACGCCTGTCACCGGTAGCGCACGCATTCCTTGCGTTTATCCGCAGCGA
- a CDS encoding acetyl-CoA carboxylase biotin carboxylase subunit has translation MITKILIANRGEIAVRIVRACAEMGIRSVAIYSDADRHALHVKRADEAHSIGAEPLAGYLNARKLVNLAVETGCDALHPGYGFLSENAELADICAERGIKFIGPSAEVIRRMGDKTEARRSMIKAGVPVTPGTEGNVADIAEALVEGDRIGYPVMLKATSGGGGRGIRRCDSREELEQAFPRVISEATKAFGSAEVFLEKCIVNPKHIEAQILGDSFGNVVHLFERDCSIQRRNQKLIEIAPSPQLTPEQRAYIGDLSVRAAKAVGYENAGTVEFLLAEGEVYFMEMNTRVQVEHTITEEITGIDIVREQIRIASGLPLSVKQEDIQHRGFALQFRINAEDPKNNFLPSFGKITRYYAPGGPGVRTDTAIYTGYTIPPFYDSMCLKLVVWALTWEEAMDRGLRALDDMRLQGVKTTAAYYQEILRNPEFRSGQFNTSFVESHPELTNYSIKRKPEELALAIAAAIAAHAGL, from the coding sequence GTGATAACAAAGATCCTGATCGCCAACCGTGGTGAGATTGCCGTACGAATCGTGCGTGCCTGCGCCGAGATGGGCATTCGCTCGGTCGCGATCTATTCCGACGCCGACCGCCATGCCTTGCATGTGAAGCGTGCGGACGAGGCCCACAGCATTGGTGCCGAGCCACTGGCCGGTTACTTGAATGCGCGCAAACTGGTGAATCTGGCAGTGGAAACCGGTTGTGATGCGTTGCATCCCGGCTACGGATTCCTCTCGGAAAACGCTGAGCTGGCCGACATCTGCGCCGAGCGTGGCATCAAGTTCATTGGCCCGTCGGCTGAAGTCATTCGCCGCATGGGCGACAAGACTGAAGCACGTCGCAGCATGATCAAGGCTGGCGTGCCGGTCACGCCGGGCACCGAAGGCAACGTCGCGGATATCGCCGAAGCCTTGGTTGAAGGTGACCGTATCGGTTACCCAGTCATGCTCAAGGCAACTTCCGGTGGTGGTGGTCGTGGTATCCGTCGCTGCGACAGCCGCGAAGAACTCGAACAAGCGTTCCCACGGGTGATTTCCGAAGCGACCAAGGCCTTTGGTTCGGCGGAAGTGTTCCTGGAAAAATGCATCGTCAACCCGAAACACATCGAAGCGCAGATCCTCGGCGACAGCTTTGGCAACGTGGTTCACCTGTTTGAACGAGATTGCTCGATCCAGCGCCGCAACCAGAAGCTGATCGAAATCGCACCAAGCCCGCAACTGACCCCGGAACAGCGCGCCTACATCGGCGATCTGTCAGTGCGCGCAGCCAAGGCCGTGGGTTACGAGAACGCCGGCACTGTGGAGTTCCTGCTCGCCGAGGGCGAGGTGTACTTCATGGAGATGAACACCCGGGTGCAGGTGGAACACACCATCACCGAAGAAATCACCGGCATCGACATCGTGCGTGAGCAGATCCGCATCGCGTCCGGCCTGCCGCTTTCGGTGAAACAGGAAGACATCCAGCACCGCGGTTTCGCGCTGCAATTCCGGATCAACGCCGAAGACCCGAAAAACAACTTCCTGCCGAGCTTCGGCAAGATCACCCGTTACTACGCGCCCGGTGGCCCTGGCGTGCGTACCGACACAGCGATCTACACCGGCTACACCATTCCGCCGTTCTACGACTCAATGTGCCTGAAGCTGGTGGTGTGGGCGTTGACTTGGGAAGAGGCGATGGACCGTGGCTTGCGCGCCCTCGACGACATGCGTCTGCAAGGGGTCAAGACCACCGCCGCGTACTACCAGGAAATCCTGCGTAACCCGGAATTCCGTAGCGGCCAGTTCAATACCAGCTTCGTTGAAAGCCACCCTGAACTGACCAACTACTCGATCAAGCGCAAACCCGAAGAGCTGGCCCTGGCCATCGCCGCCGCCATCGCCGCCCACGCAGGCCTGTGA
- the oadA gene encoding sodium-extruding oxaloacetate decarboxylase subunit alpha, which translates to MSKKIHVTDTILRDAHQSLLATRMRTEDMLPICDKLDKVGYWSLECWGGATFDACVRFLKEDPWERLRQLRAALPNTRLQMLLRGQNLLGYRHYSDDVVKAFVAKAAVNGIDVFRIFDAMNDVRNLRVAIEAVKAAGKHAQGTIAYTTSPVHTIDAFVAQAKQMEAMGCDSVAIKDMAGLLTPYATGELVRALKSEQSLPVFIHSHDTAGLATMCQLKAIENGADHIDTAISSFASGTSHPGTESMVAALKGTEFDTGLNLELLQEIGLYFYAVRKKYHQFESEFTAVDTRVQVNQVPGGMISNLANQLKEQGALNRMAEVLAEIPRVREDLGFPPLVTPTSQIVGTQAFFNVLAGERYKTITNEVKLYLQGGYGKAPGTVNEKLRRQAIGSEDVIDVRPADLLKPEMTKLRAEIGAVAKSEEDVLTYAMFPDIGRKFLEERNAGTLTPEVLLPIPEAGGVTSASGEGVPTEFVIDVHGETYRVDITGVGVKAEGKRHFYLSIDGMPEEVVFEPLNEFVSGGSSKRKQATAPGHVSTTMPGNIVDVLVKEGDTVKAGQAVLITEAMKMETEVQAAIAGKVTAIHVAKGDRVNPGEILIEIEG; encoded by the coding sequence ATGTCCAAGAAAATCCACGTAACCGACACAATCCTGCGCGACGCCCACCAATCGCTGCTCGCCACCCGCATGCGCACCGAAGACATGCTGCCGATCTGCGACAAGCTCGACAAAGTCGGCTACTGGTCGCTGGAATGCTGGGGCGGCGCGACCTTTGACGCCTGCGTACGTTTCCTGAAAGAAGACCCGTGGGAGCGTCTGCGCCAACTGCGTGCAGCGCTGCCTAACACGCGTCTGCAAATGCTGCTGCGTGGCCAGAACCTGCTGGGCTATCGGCATTACAGCGACGACGTGGTCAAAGCCTTCGTCGCTAAAGCTGCGGTCAACGGCATCGACGTGTTCCGCATCTTCGACGCCATGAACGACGTGCGTAACCTGCGCGTGGCCATCGAAGCCGTGAAAGCTGCTGGCAAACATGCCCAGGGCACCATCGCCTACACCACGAGCCCGGTGCACACCATCGACGCGTTCGTGGCCCAGGCCAAACAAATGGAAGCCATGGGTTGCGACTCGGTGGCGATCAAGGACATGGCTGGCCTGCTGACCCCGTACGCAACCGGCGAACTGGTTCGGGCGTTGAAAAGCGAGCAGTCGCTGCCCGTGTTCATTCACTCGCACGACACTGCGGGTCTGGCAACGATGTGCCAACTGAAGGCGATCGAAAACGGCGCCGATCACATCGACACCGCAATCTCCAGCTTCGCCTCGGGCACCAGCCATCCGGGCACTGAGTCGATGGTCGCTGCCCTTAAAGGCACCGAGTTCGACACCGGCCTGAACCTGGAATTGCTGCAAGAGATCGGCTTGTACTTCTACGCCGTGCGCAAGAAGTACCACCAGTTCGAAAGCGAATTCACCGCCGTCGACACCCGTGTGCAAGTCAACCAGGTGCCGGGCGGGATGATCTCCAACCTGGCCAACCAGTTGAAAGAGCAGGGCGCCCTGAACCGCATGGCGGAAGTGCTGGCCGAAATCCCGCGGGTGCGTGAAGACCTCGGCTTCCCGCCGCTGGTGACTCCAACCTCGCAAATCGTCGGTACCCAGGCGTTCTTCAACGTGCTGGCCGGCGAGCGCTACAAGACCATCACCAACGAAGTGAAGCTCTATCTGCAGGGTGGCTACGGCAAGGCGCCGGGCACCGTGAACGAAAAACTGCGTCGTCAGGCCATCGGCAGCGAAGACGTGATCGACGTTCGCCCGGCCGACTTGCTCAAGCCGGAAATGACCAAGCTGCGTGCCGAAATCGGCGCCGTAGCCAAGTCCGAAGAAGACGTGCTGACCTACGCCATGTTCCCGGACATCGGCCGCAAGTTCCTCGAAGAACGCAACGCTGGCACCCTGACCCCTGAAGTGCTGTTGCCGATTCCTGAAGCCGGTGGCGTGACCTCGGCCAGTGGCGAAGGCGTGCCGACCGAGTTCGTCATCGACGTCCACGGCGAAACCTACCGCGTCGACATCACCGGTGTCGGTGTGAAAGCTGAAGGCAAGCGTCACTTCTACCTGTCCATCGACGGCATGCCGGAAGAAGTGGTGTTCGAACCGCTCAACGAATTCGTCAGCGGCGGCAGCAGCAAACGCAAACAAGCCACGGCGCCGGGCCACGTCAGCACCACCATGCCGGGCAACATCGTTGATGTGCTGGTCAAGGAAGGCGACACCGTGAAAGCCGGCCAAGCCGTGCTGATCACCGAGGCGATGAAGATGGAAACCGAAGTCCAGGCTGCCATCGCCGGCAAAGTCACCGCCATTCACGTAGCCAAGGGCGACCGGGTGAATCCTGGCGAAATCCTGATCGAGATCGAAGGCTGA
- a CDS encoding autotransporter outer membrane beta-barrel domain-containing protein has product MSDQHTFRPKHLTLAIALALGCAEFTNAQDLSTHTESPARAEVLTNAELKSTPLEILQQFTAAGSTVPLEINTPDMVIKGTDADDLFILKNGGSFKGLADGGEGDNVIHLDASAGGVLGDTQNFEGLFNSQGAWTLTSKGDFKEGVVVLNDGILTNNGKILGRAIAVGQLFNKGEIVGAVDVADGGTFAGSGTVGSLKVHGLLSVNKMHGAPRIKGDLNLTETGVLAYEVNPDGRGETIKVAGTASLGGSTLKIVAVPGEYPQSSRYTLIEANEVEGKFGKVLNDLAFMTPAVRYNKKSVGLTYARNEVPIESLATSDNGREFAKNIDEPQTAPQAQEASESTNTAVAQVAPTSSADASAAQPSTVAEISGAAPKPSTTTNASASAQKPPTTTNAAVDALLASNKQTASLALEQLAGSSNANLAKATLSSVDPVSGSLLSAMRQLDNTHGSGNLRDRKNAPRVAAGSEDNGRVWLQALGHGGKLDRDVDPLQHSTKGLLLGADWSIDEEWRLGVMGGKSQTQMDSREFDGNLDSWHLGAYALRQNGPMSLRLGATYSSHDGNTARRVAFTGFSDRPKGNYDASTQQVFAEVGYNLGRANVSIEPFASLGYQRYQRDGYTEKGGAAALKVHDQAQSNMNSTVGLRLAKVDTLDNGMRLTPRFSAGWKHTYGDVYTQTRQRLVTGGSNYNVYGVELDRNSLLVDAGLDLGVSANHTVGVGLNGEIGSDSRNHGVMGQWRMAF; this is encoded by the coding sequence ATGTCCGATCAACACACGTTCCGACCCAAACACCTCACGCTGGCGATTGCGCTGGCGCTGGGTTGCGCTGAATTTACCAACGCTCAAGATCTGTCTACTCATACCGAATCACCTGCCCGCGCCGAGGTGCTCACGAATGCTGAGCTAAAAAGCACTCCGCTTGAGATTCTTCAGCAGTTCACCGCGGCTGGCAGCACCGTTCCCCTGGAGATCAACACACCCGACATGGTGATAAAGGGTACCGACGCTGACGACCTGTTCATTTTAAAGAATGGTGGCAGCTTCAAAGGCCTGGCTGACGGCGGTGAAGGCGACAACGTCATTCACCTTGATGCCAGCGCTGGTGGCGTATTGGGAGACACACAAAACTTCGAAGGCCTATTCAATTCCCAGGGTGCGTGGACATTAACCAGTAAGGGCGATTTCAAAGAAGGCGTGGTAGTGCTGAACGATGGCATCCTGACCAACAATGGGAAGATTCTGGGTCGCGCCATAGCCGTCGGCCAGCTTTTCAACAAAGGCGAGATAGTGGGGGCCGTGGATGTCGCAGATGGCGGTACGTTCGCGGGTTCCGGGACCGTCGGCAGCCTGAAGGTTCACGGCCTGCTCAGCGTCAATAAAATGCACGGTGCTCCAAGAATCAAAGGTGACTTGAACCTTACAGAGACTGGCGTCCTGGCTTACGAGGTCAATCCCGATGGCCGTGGCGAAACGATAAAGGTCGCCGGCACTGCCAGCCTCGGTGGCTCCACGCTGAAAATCGTTGCGGTGCCGGGCGAGTATCCGCAAAGCAGTCGCTACACCCTCATCGAAGCCAACGAAGTCGAAGGCAAATTCGGCAAAGTACTAAATGACTTGGCGTTCATGACACCGGCCGTCAGGTACAACAAAAAGAGCGTCGGACTGACCTACGCCCGTAACGAAGTACCCATCGAAAGTCTGGCCACTTCCGACAACGGACGGGAGTTCGCCAAAAACATCGACGAGCCACAAACCGCACCGCAAGCTCAGGAAGCTTCTGAAAGCACGAACACCGCCGTTGCCCAAGTGGCGCCAACCTCTAGCGCCGATGCGTCAGCGGCGCAACCATCCACCGTTGCTGAAATCTCCGGCGCAGCTCCCAAGCCGTCGACCACCACAAACGCTTCCGCCTCCGCTCAAAAACCACCCACCACGACAAACGCCGCCGTCGACGCCCTGCTCGCCTCCAACAAGCAAACCGCCTCGCTGGCCCTCGAGCAACTCGCCGGATCCAGTAATGCCAACCTGGCCAAAGCAACCTTGAGCAGTGTCGATCCGGTTAGTGGCAGCTTGCTCTCGGCCATGCGCCAACTGGACAACACTCACGGCAGCGGCAACCTGCGCGATCGAAAAAATGCGCCACGTGTTGCGGCCGGTAGCGAGGACAATGGCAGAGTCTGGCTGCAAGCTCTTGGCCACGGCGGGAAACTGGATCGCGACGTGGACCCCCTGCAACATTCGACCAAGGGTCTGCTGCTGGGCGCCGACTGGAGCATCGATGAGGAATGGCGCCTGGGGGTCATGGGGGGCAAATCCCAGACTCAGATGGATAGCCGCGAATTCGACGGCAATCTCGACAGCTGGCACTTGGGCGCTTATGCATTGCGTCAGAACGGTCCGATGTCACTTCGTCTCGGCGCGACTTACAGCAGCCACGACGGCAACACAGCACGCCGGGTAGCGTTCACCGGTTTCAGTGATCGTCCTAAAGGAAACTACGACGCCAGCACCCAACAAGTCTTCGCCGAAGTGGGCTACAACCTGGGCCGCGCCAACGTCAGCATCGAACCGTTCGCCAGCCTCGGCTACCAACGCTATCAGCGCGACGGCTACACCGAAAAAGGTGGAGCTGCGGCGCTAAAGGTCCACGACCAGGCCCAGAGCAACATGAACAGCACGGTGGGCTTGCGTCTGGCGAAGGTCGACACCCTGGATAACGGGATGCGACTGACCCCGCGATTCAGTGCTGGCTGGAAGCACACTTATGGCGACGTCTACACCCAGACCCGCCAACGACTGGTCACGGGTGGCAGCAACTACAACGTTTACGGCGTGGAACTGGATCGCAACAGCCTGCTGGTAGATGCCGGCCTGGACCTTGGGGTTTCGGCCAACCATACCGTGGGCGTTGGCCTCAACGGCGAGATCGGCAGTGACAGCCGCAATCACGGCGTAATGGGCCAGTGGCGGATGGCGTTCTAA
- a CDS encoding autotransporter outer membrane beta-barrel domain-containing protein, whose product MPFSPQRLALTIALLISATAAHAKNVQIDTATTAAQTLGGSDTLTISAPGSITNSGKTVSLKDSTSGAGVVIDNSGKIVSTGGRAIDSSGDLTKARNYSIYNRSGGQILGFNDALRIDSNFASGSLLIDNSGIIRSTTGQGLDLDALRSDGVKTTIINRAGGLIRGDASDGMKTGANATITNHGEISTGDSHSVDEKFDGIDIDTATDVTVTNYGTISGGRHGITTDLGATLVNYGQITGRNGSGFGSDGDGTVINHGTITGAYSGLQPNGDGDGVDIDNIAHIENYGTIQGVGAGGVDKGGFANGSEGIALGGGTILNAKGALISGANSAILVDDGSGGSGVAATALQNFGTIQGLDGFGVKFVGDFADSVINGGTISGSNGLALDLGGGNDNLTLRNGSRFVGVVDGGSGYDRVVMDDVAGGSFGASRNFEWLEVKQGAWTLTGSGDFSDGGAVRNGATLLNQGGIAGSLTVDQGGVYAGGGSVGNLLVNGTLQTNTQLGTATVVHDLTFGSGGTLAYGVNADGSSAQVMVGGTANLNGATLAVNPGSGTYPWQSHYTVLQAASVNGTFGKVTSDYAFLTPTLAYTPTQVDLTYTRNDIAFNEFAATGNGSNAANSLALIGKNNALYNALLNTTNTTAGAAIEQLAGASNANLTSATLSASSQIGGSMLSAMQHMGGGSGLLVGLDQRDTPVLASTGVPAEARNLNDPNAQGRLWLQAIGGYGKLDGEHGNSGLEQRTKGSVLGADWALNPQWRLGVLGGYSKTDLDATGVDGNVESWHAGVYALRQSGPFALRLGAAYSGHQGESKRTVAFNGFSDRPKGDYDADSQQAFAELGYAMGSGRLSAEPFANLGYQRYHRDSYQEKGGAAALQVEEQTQDNFSSTFGVRLAHLSTLDNGMSLTPRMSAGWKHTYGDVSSSTRQAFVVGGTAFSVDGSSLDRDSMVLEAGLDLGISARHSMGVAYSGEIGSNSRNHGLIGQWQMSF is encoded by the coding sequence ATGCCCTTCTCGCCCCAGCGTCTCGCCCTGACCATTGCGCTGCTGATCAGCGCCACCGCCGCCCACGCCAAAAACGTGCAGATCGATACCGCCACCACCGCCGCGCAAACCCTCGGTGGTAGCGACACGTTGACGATCTCGGCGCCGGGCAGCATCACCAACAGCGGCAAGACCGTGAGCCTGAAGGACAGCACCAGCGGCGCCGGTGTAGTGATCGATAACTCCGGCAAGATCGTTTCCACCGGTGGCCGGGCGATCGACAGCAGCGGCGATCTGACCAAGGCGCGCAACTACAGCATCTATAACCGCAGCGGCGGACAGATTCTCGGGTTCAACGACGCGTTGCGCATCGACAGTAACTTCGCCAGCGGCAGTTTGTTGATCGATAACAGCGGCATCATTCGCTCCACCACCGGCCAGGGGCTGGACCTGGATGCCTTGCGCAGCGACGGCGTCAAAACCACGATCATCAACCGCGCGGGCGGGCTGATTCGTGGGGATGCGAGCGACGGCATGAAGACCGGCGCGAATGCGACGATCACCAACCACGGCGAGATTTCGACGGGCGATTCTCACAGCGTCGACGAGAAATTCGATGGCATCGACATTGACACCGCGACCGACGTGACGGTGACCAACTACGGCACCATCTCGGGCGGCCGTCACGGCATCACCACCGACCTCGGCGCCACGCTGGTCAACTACGGGCAGATCACCGGCCGCAACGGTTCAGGCTTCGGCTCCGATGGTGACGGCACCGTCATCAATCACGGCACGATCACCGGCGCCTACTCGGGTCTGCAACCCAATGGCGACGGCGATGGCGTGGACATCGACAACATCGCCCACATCGAAAACTACGGCACCATCCAGGGCGTCGGTGCGGGCGGTGTGGACAAGGGTGGTTTCGCCAACGGCAGCGAAGGCATCGCGTTGGGCGGCGGCACAATCTTGAACGCCAAAGGTGCGCTGATCAGCGGCGCCAACAGTGCAATCCTGGTCGACGACGGCAGCGGCGGTTCGGGCGTGGCGGCGACTGCGCTGCAAAACTTCGGCACCATTCAGGGCCTTGATGGGTTCGGCGTGAAATTCGTCGGAGACTTCGCCGACAGCGTGATCAACGGCGGCACCATCAGCGGCAGCAATGGCTTGGCGCTCGACCTCGGTGGCGGCAACGACAACCTGACCTTGCGCAACGGCAGCCGCTTCGTCGGCGTAGTCGATGGCGGCAGCGGTTATGACCGGGTGGTGATGGACGATGTGGCGGGCGGCAGTTTCGGCGCCAGCCGCAATTTCGAATGGCTGGAGGTCAAGCAAGGCGCCTGGACGCTGACCGGCAGCGGTGATTTCAGTGACGGCGGCGCGGTGCGCAATGGTGCGACGCTGCTCAACCAGGGCGGCATTGCCGGCTCGCTGACCGTCGATCAGGGCGGCGTGTATGCCGGCGGTGGTTCGGTGGGCAATCTGTTGGTCAACGGTACGCTGCAAACCAACACGCAACTGGGCACCGCGACTGTAGTGCACGATTTGACCTTCGGCAGCGGCGGCACCCTGGCCTATGGCGTGAATGCCGATGGCAGCAGCGCGCAAGTGATGGTCGGCGGCACCGCCAACCTGAATGGCGCGACCCTGGCGGTGAACCCTGGCAGCGGCACTTATCCGTGGCAAAGCCATTACACCGTGCTGCAAGCCGCGAGCGTCAACGGCACGTTCGGCAAGGTCACCAGCGATTACGCATTCCTCACGCCGACCCTCGCATACACCCCGACCCAGGTCGATCTGACTTACACCCGCAACGACATCGCCTTCAATGAATTCGCCGCCACCGGCAACGGCAGCAACGCCGCCAACAGCCTGGCCTTGATCGGCAAAAACAACGCGCTCTACAACGCGTTGCTCAACACCACCAATACCACGGCCGGTGCAGCCATCGAACAACTGGCCGGCGCGAGCAACGCCAACCTGACCAGCGCCACCCTCAGCGCCAGCAGCCAGATCGGTGGCAGCATGCTCTCGGCCATGCAGCACATGGGTGGCGGTTCAGGCTTGCTGGTAGGCCTCGATCAACGGGATACGCCGGTCCTCGCGTCCACCGGCGTACCGGCGGAAGCACGCAACCTCAACGATCCGAACGCCCAAGGTCGTCTGTGGCTGCAGGCCATCGGCGGCTACGGCAAACTCGACGGAGAACACGGCAACAGCGGTCTGGAACAACGCACCAAGGGCAGCGTGCTGGGTGCCGACTGGGCGCTTAATCCGCAATGGCGCCTGGGGGTGCTCGGTGGTTATTCGAAAACCGATCTGGATGCCACTGGCGTCGATGGCAATGTCGAGAGCTGGCACGCCGGGGTCTACGCCCTGCGCCAAAGCGGCCCGTTCGCGCTGCGTCTCGGCGCGGCCTACAGCGGCCATCAGGGTGAAAGCAAACGCACCGTCGCGTTCAACGGTTTCAGTGATCGGCCAAAAGGCGATTACGACGCCGACAGCCAGCAAGCCTTCGCTGAACTGGGTTACGCGATGGGCAGCGGTCGCCTCAGCGCCGAACCCTTCGCCAACCTCGGCTACCAGCGTTATCACCGCGACAGCTACCAGGAAAAGGGTGGCGCCGCTGCGTTGCAGGTCGAGGAACAAACCCAGGATAACTTCAGCAGCACCTTCGGCGTTCGCCTGGCGCACCTCAGCACCCTGGACAACGGCATGAGCCTGACCCCGCGCATGAGCGCTGGCTGGAAGCACACGTATGGCGATGTCAGCAGCTCGACTCGCCAGGCCTTTGTGGTCGGCGGCACGGCGTTCAGTGTCGATGGCAGTTCGCTGGATCGCGACAGCATGGTGCTTGAGGCCGGGCTGGACCTGGGGATTTCGGCGCGGCATTCCATGGGGGTTGCCTACAGCGGTGAGATTGGCAGCAATAGCCGTAATCACGGGTTGATCGGGCAGTGGCAGATGAGTTTCTGA
- a CDS encoding HipA domain-containing protein encodes MYTLTLQVYTSGNWLDAMTLVFTEPEKGFEGPCRFGYKKDYVATNLEYIDSQFSKAVSARLPLDWDNTSLKKAPAFLLDIAPAGAAKRFLMARVGQDKPEGISADLFLLGRSTPAPIGHMRIKESAEAADDRPAVGFRREEVVARDNTFLEYAYEQGAAIGGATGAGGEAPKLLMSQGRDGLLYPDAVLSDDQVVQHWFVKFARNRAAQTDQIILKSEFHYYKALHVLGIETIAEDGLALEEATKPSLWMKRFDREVTDQGVERLAVESIYSLAGVTVPGSYMNHLEVIQLLARLWKQAGQVDQVPALVSDYLRRDLLNKILGNSDNHGRNTSIIRGTDSFRLAPIYDLAPMVMDDEGVTRTTKWPKDLEVAGEVKWREVCDALADIEDPEALFEGLRTDANRLLALPDILTASGLPEATMNHPGVALRNLEQRLKTWGLK; translated from the coding sequence ATGTACACATTGACGCTGCAGGTCTACACCTCTGGTAATTGGCTGGATGCAATGACTCTGGTTTTTACCGAGCCGGAAAAAGGTTTCGAAGGGCCCTGTCGATTTGGTTACAAAAAAGACTATGTGGCTACCAACCTTGAGTACATCGATTCGCAATTTTCCAAAGCTGTCAGCGCCAGGCTGCCGTTGGATTGGGATAACACGTCGCTGAAAAAAGCGCCGGCTTTTTTGCTCGACATCGCTCCAGCCGGTGCCGCAAAACGCTTTCTTATGGCGCGTGTTGGCCAAGATAAACCTGAAGGCATCAGCGCTGATCTATTTTTGCTGGGGCGGAGCACGCCTGCACCTATCGGCCACATGCGTATCAAGGAGTCGGCTGAAGCTGCAGACGACAGGCCCGCCGTAGGTTTTCGCCGAGAAGAAGTAGTCGCGCGCGACAATACCTTTTTGGAGTACGCCTATGAGCAGGGCGCAGCGATTGGTGGTGCCACGGGGGCAGGTGGTGAAGCTCCCAAGCTTTTAATGTCGCAAGGGCGGGACGGGCTTCTTTATCCGGATGCTGTACTAAGTGACGATCAAGTGGTGCAGCATTGGTTTGTGAAATTTGCTCGTAACAGAGCCGCCCAGACTGATCAGATCATTCTCAAAAGCGAATTTCACTACTACAAGGCATTGCACGTTCTGGGCATCGAGACGATAGCCGAAGATGGGCTTGCATTGGAGGAAGCAACCAAACCCAGTCTTTGGATGAAGCGCTTTGATCGAGAGGTAACAGATCAAGGTGTTGAGAGATTAGCGGTTGAATCCATCTATTCGTTGGCCGGTGTGACAGTCCCGGGCAGCTATATGAATCATCTTGAAGTGATCCAGTTGCTCGCTCGGTTATGGAAACAAGCCGGGCAGGTCGATCAGGTGCCTGCTCTGGTGTCTGATTATCTGCGTCGTGATTTGCTCAATAAAATTTTGGGCAACTCCGATAACCATGGCCGCAACACTTCGATTATTCGCGGCACGGACTCTTTTCGCCTTGCTCCGATCTACGATTTGGCTCCTATGGTGATGGATGACGAGGGTGTCACGCGCACCACCAAATGGCCCAAAGATTTGGAGGTGGCGGGCGAGGTTAAATGGCGCGAAGTGTGCGATGCATTGGCGGATATCGAAGATCCTGAAGCGCTATTTGAAGGTCTGCGGACGGATGCTAATCGTTTATTGGCTTTGCCGGACATTCTCACTGCCAGCGGTCTTCCTGAGGCGACTATGAATCACCCAGGGGTTGCGTTGAGGAATCTAGAGCAGCGGTTGAAGACATGGGGGCTGAAATGA